Proteins encoded within one genomic window of Bermanella sp. WJH001:
- the ychF gene encoding redox-regulated ATPase YchF encodes MGFKCGIVGLPNVGKSTLFNALTKSGIGAENFPFCTIEPNSGVVAMPDPRLDALAAIVNPQKVIATTMEFVDIAGLVKGASKGEGLGNQFLANIRETDAIAHVVRCFEDDNVIHVENKINPADDIDVINLELILADLESAEKQLQRVTRTAKSGDKDAVADKNLLEKMVAHLESDQPIRSMDLSDDDKKRVRLFHMITVKPTMYIANVAEDGFDNNPFLDTVRDIAAKENAVVVPVCNKIEQEISELDDPEDIAMFLEEMGQSEPGLNRVIRGGYELLGLQTYFTAGVKEVRAWTIKQGSTAPRAAAAIHTDFEKGFIRAETMAYDDFIEYKGEAGCKQAGKLRVEGKEYIVKDGDILHFLFNV; translated from the coding sequence ATGGGTTTTAAATGTGGCATTGTCGGCTTACCAAACGTTGGTAAATCTACCCTTTTCAACGCACTGACTAAATCTGGTATTGGCGCAGAAAACTTTCCGTTTTGCACCATTGAACCAAACAGTGGCGTAGTGGCCATGCCAGACCCTCGCCTAGATGCGCTAGCTGCCATTGTTAATCCGCAAAAAGTAATTGCCACTACCATGGAGTTTGTGGATATCGCAGGTCTTGTAAAAGGCGCGTCAAAAGGTGAAGGACTAGGTAATCAGTTCTTAGCGAATATTCGTGAAACTGATGCGATTGCTCACGTTGTACGCTGCTTCGAAGATGACAACGTTATTCACGTTGAAAACAAGATTAACCCTGCTGACGATATTGATGTTATCAATTTAGAGCTTATTTTGGCTGACCTTGAGTCCGCAGAAAAGCAACTGCAACGTGTTACTCGCACAGCAAAAAGCGGTGATAAAGACGCGGTTGCCGATAAGAATTTACTAGAAAAAATGGTTGCCCACTTAGAAAGCGATCAACCTATTCGTTCTATGGACTTAAGTGATGACGATAAAAAACGCGTACGCTTATTTCACATGATTACCGTTAAACCAACCATGTACATCGCCAACGTAGCCGAAGACGGATTTGATAATAACCCGTTCTTAGATACTGTTCGTGACATTGCCGCAAAAGAAAACGCGGTTGTTGTACCGGTTTGCAATAAGATCGAACAAGAAATTTCTGAACTAGACGACCCAGAAGACATCGCTATGTTTCTTGAAGAAATGGGGCAAAGCGAGCCAGGCCTAAACCGAGTGATTCGTGGTGGTTATGAATTACTTGGCCTACAAACTTACTTTACCGCCGGTGTAAAAGAAGTACGTGCTTGGACCATTAAACAAGGCAGCACCGCACCACGGGCAGCAGCGGCTATTCACACTGATTTTGAAAAAGGCTTCATTCGTGCTGAAACCATGGCTTATGATGACTTTATCGAATACAAGGGTGAGGCTGGCTGTAAACAAGCGGGTAAACTTCGTGTAGAAGGTAAAGAATACATCGTTAAAGACGGCGATATCTTGCACTTCTTGTTTAATGTTTAA
- a CDS encoding vanadium-dependent haloperoxidase, whose product MKPFVLLKKVKASLLVVVFSFMPLAHAYSFDFDAGNAPAEVIIPTVIPVILQDVSAGAGDATLILRNTTLITNAWFDAIAPYHPTAIGVYTKHSHRKSEDSNREKNIALFYASYHVMKSLHPKRIETWNTMLSNVGLDPFNTTTDINTPEGLGNLAGINVVLNRENDGMNQLGNIASDGAEAKYNRMPYADYTGYKAKNSPNKLIFPSKWQPAIVGSGGGLFKAQQFVTPQLKNVTPYSYPSPKVFRAPRPWNSFVLNWNGYVNQAEAVLEASANLTEDQKLKAEFFDNKFRSLGFSALQAAQLYQLSLMDFVHLDFAVNLAAFDTAIAIWQEKYRHDAVRPFSAIGYIWKDNTVTSWGGPGQGTVSDMPANQWKSYMSVADHPEYPSASASFCTAHALAARQFLGSDDLDWYIPIPAGASGVEPGVTPAADTQIVFETWTDFENDCGESRVWAGVHFPDAVPAGQAIGREVGQIAYDFVMEHIQGNL is encoded by the coding sequence ATGAAGCCATTCGTTTTACTTAAAAAAGTAAAAGCAAGCTTACTGGTTGTTGTATTCAGTTTTATGCCATTAGCTCATGCCTATAGTTTTGACTTTGACGCAGGTAACGCGCCTGCTGAAGTGATTATTCCGACCGTTATTCCTGTGATTTTACAAGATGTGTCTGCAGGTGCTGGAGATGCCACTTTAATCTTGCGCAATACAACATTAATCACGAATGCTTGGTTTGATGCTATTGCACCTTATCACCCAACAGCAATCGGGGTTTATACAAAGCATAGTCATCGTAAAAGCGAAGACTCTAATCGTGAAAAAAATATTGCACTTTTTTATGCAAGTTATCATGTGATGAAAAGCTTGCATCCAAAGCGGATCGAAACATGGAATACGATGTTATCCAATGTTGGGCTTGATCCATTTAATACGACGACTGATATTAATACGCCCGAAGGATTGGGAAATCTTGCCGGCATAAATGTTGTACTCAATCGTGAAAATGATGGCATGAACCAATTAGGTAACATAGCTTCTGATGGGGCAGAAGCAAAATATAATCGTATGCCTTATGCAGACTATACAGGTTATAAAGCAAAGAATTCACCAAACAAATTAATATTCCCGAGTAAGTGGCAGCCTGCGATTGTGGGTAGTGGTGGTGGGCTTTTTAAAGCTCAACAATTTGTAACACCTCAGCTTAAAAATGTGACACCTTATTCTTATCCTAGTCCCAAGGTATTTCGTGCACCAAGACCTTGGAATAGTTTTGTTCTTAATTGGAATGGATATGTCAATCAAGCGGAAGCTGTATTAGAGGCATCAGCAAACCTTACTGAAGATCAAAAACTCAAAGCAGAGTTCTTTGATAATAAATTTAGAAGTTTAGGTTTTTCTGCGTTACAAGCCGCTCAGCTATATCAATTGTCTTTAATGGATTTTGTGCATCTTGATTTTGCTGTGAACCTAGCTGCATTTGATACGGCTATCGCCATTTGGCAAGAAAAATACCGCCATGATGCCGTTCGTCCGTTTAGTGCAATCGGCTATATCTGGAAAGATAATACAGTAACCAGTTGGGGAGGCCCTGGGCAAGGTACGGTGAGTGATATGCCAGCTAATCAATGGAAAAGTTACATGAGTGTAGCGGATCACCCTGAGTATCCATCTGCTTCAGCAAGCTTTTGTACTGCGCATGCATTGGCAGCTCGACAATTTTTGGGTAGTGATGATTTAGATTGGTATATTCCTATCCCCGCTGGAGCATCTGGAGTTGAACCTGGTGTTACACCTGCGGCAGATACTCAGATTGTTTTTGAAACTTGGACAGACTTTGAAAATGATTGTGGTGAATCTCGTGTTTGGGCAGGAGTACATTTCCCTGACGCAGTGCCAGCGGGACAAGCGATTGGTCGTGAAGTTGGCCAAATAGCCTATGACTTCGTAATGGAGCACATTCAAGGTAATTTATAG